The Gemmatimonadota bacterium genome has a segment encoding these proteins:
- a CDS encoding RHS repeat-associated core domain-containing protein — MVPAASGWHLRDHKHVQCRRPSWATGRERGVNADVDAVCLRHGGEHPLRDHHAPRGGGGERGAGDVLSGRRSGGGRGSAALGPAHVGGVPLRPAGAARLGEHEHDLRADDGRGVCDEWGAAHDLGRGSGAGRDPGADRWGELGGVGQRIPDVSGPVLDVGPEPLLRAGGVRAGAGGGPTAERDALRLQGQPVGREPDVAALHVAGVLGRAGDAIAGAVQRRGAVPAVHGGGGAGGVPGAGRGHGAAVCVRYVAVHGGSVSAGARGLLTLSWHGSLLQEKREAGGLIYQRNRLYDPKSGRFTQEDPIGLAGGLNLYGYAGGDPVNFSDPFGLFDIEVQGENSKRIVSYLLRNSSTFRDAYNRLDRDKSVHLTIRDANDPLGAGVERNSFTLGAGWKSGTIIFNGVGLNQANFDLFSKDPGSKWMFTAASVMGHEMGHASAWLGKGAAACRSDSPPGCILRFENQVRSQLPANAQGGTRTRYNP; from the coding sequence CTGGTCCCTGCCGCCTCAGGCTGGCACCTTCGCGACCACAAACACGTACAATGCCGCCGGCCGTCTTGGGCTACAGGTCGCGAACGCGGGGTCAACGCCGACGTGGACGCAGTATGCCTACGACACGGCGGGGAACACCCGCTTCGAGACCACCACGCCCCCCGGGGGGGCGGCGGTGAGCGAGGAGCGGGCGACGTATTATCGGGGCGACGATCGGGTGGCGGCCGTGGATCGGCGGCTCTCGGGCCGGCGCACGTTGGAGGAGTTCCGCTACGACCCGCTGGGGCGGCGCGTCTGGGTGAGCACGAGCACGACCTGCGCGCCGACGACGGACGTGGGGTGTGTGACGAGTGGGGTGCGGCGCACGATCTGGGACGGGGATCAGGAGCTGGCCGAGATCCGGGCGCCGATCGATGGGGCGAGCTCGGAGGAGTTGGACAGCGGATTCCCGACGTATCAGGCCCCGTCCTCGACGTTGGACCCGAACCCCTTCTTCGGGCGGGTGGTGTACGGGCCGGGGCTGGGGGTGGACCAACCGCTGAGCGTGACGCGCTACGACTACAAGGACAACCCGTCGGGCGCGAGCCTGACGTGGCCGCGCTTCACGTTGCTGGTGTTCTGGGACGTGCGGGGGACGCCATTGCTGGGGCTGTTCAGCGACGGGGCGCAGTACCGGCCGTACACGGTGGCGGTGGGGCAGGCGGCGTGCCCGGCGCCGGGCGTGGCCACGGCGCAGCGGTGTGTGTACGTTACGTGGCCGTTCACGGCGGATCCGTATCGGCAGGTGCACGGGGGCTGTTGACGTTGAGCTGGCACGGGAGCCTGCTGCAGGAGAAGCGGGAGGCGGGGGGGCTGATCTATCAGCGGAACCGGCTGTACGACCCCAAGAGCGGGCGCTTCACGCAGGAGGATCCCATCGGCCTCGCCGGCGGCCTCAACCTCTACGGCTACGCCGGCGGCGATCCCGTCAACTTCTCGGATCCGTTTGGGCTTTTCGACATCGAGGTCCAAGGAGAGAACAGCAAGCGCATTGTGTCCTACCTGTTGCGCAACTCTTCGACGTTCCGCGACGCCTACAATCGTTTGGACCGCGACAAGTCGGTGCATCTGACCATCCGTGACGCGAACGACCCGTTGGGGGCTGGAGTCGAGAGGAACTCGTTCACCCTTGGCGCCGGCTGGAAGAGCGGAACGATCATCTTTAACGGCGTGGGATTGAATCAGGCGAACTTTGACCTGTTCTCGAAGGACCCAGGGTCGAAGTGGATGTTCACCGCTGCTTCGGTCATGGGGCACGAGATGGGGCACGCAAGCGCTTGGCTTGGGAAGGGCGCGGCCGCTTGCCGTAGCGACAGCCCGCCCGGATGCATTCTCAGATTCGAGAATCAGGTTCGCAGTCAACTACCCGCGAATGCCCAAGGCGGCACGCGCACGCGATACAACCCTTGA
- a CDS encoding thiol-activated cytolysin family protein has translation MTRLLRLTALAGLSVLAACGTDSTGPDGGIPKSPDAAKIESIITALPGVGRQHAVPTGTGRPSGGVPAGSPGSDFMDYKCDVSNLNTVKPFNRVLSAGSNLSNLYPGALIEGKTLRGGSPAVITSLARAPMTLRISLPLGNQSIEVKDVNSVTMAQAIADLQRRGATEQGVKDVILANMVFELTEANTFDQSMTAVGVSAGYSNPLKGIDASGNINSSNTRSVKTNSVVVKFVQEMYTINVAEDLLPKGSDFFAASVREADLQALVASGKFGPDNIPLYIESITYGRALFFSARSTDVIDVNELKAAMNVAGGAFGGGATSPNDSAACCPRRTTRSCRSVARNRPRRPPSPRLTGASSSCPPRRLPRSRSPLR, from the coding sequence ATGACCCGCCTCCTTCGCCTTACCGCCCTCGCCGGGCTCAGCGTCCTCGCCGCGTGCGGCACTGATTCCACCGGCCCCGACGGGGGCATCCCCAAGTCGCCCGACGCGGCGAAGATCGAGTCCATCATTACCGCCCTCCCCGGAGTGGGTCGACAACATGCCGTCCCAACGGGCACCGGTCGCCCGTCCGGCGGTGTTCCTGCGGGAAGCCCCGGGAGCGACTTCATGGACTACAAGTGCGACGTCTCCAACCTGAATACGGTCAAGCCATTCAACCGCGTGTTGTCGGCGGGGAGCAACCTGAGCAACCTCTATCCCGGGGCGCTGATCGAGGGGAAGACACTGCGCGGCGGGAGTCCAGCGGTGATCACCTCGCTGGCGCGGGCTCCGATGACGCTCCGCATCTCCCTCCCGCTCGGCAATCAGTCGATCGAGGTGAAGGACGTGAACAGCGTGACCATGGCGCAGGCCATCGCGGACCTGCAGCGTCGTGGCGCGACCGAGCAAGGGGTGAAGGACGTCATCCTGGCCAACATGGTCTTCGAGCTGACCGAGGCGAACACGTTCGATCAATCCATGACAGCGGTCGGCGTCTCCGCCGGCTACAGCAACCCGCTCAAGGGGATCGACGCGAGTGGGAACATCAACTCCAGCAACACGCGGAGCGTGAAGACCAACTCGGTGGTGGTGAAGTTCGTGCAGGAGATGTACACGATCAACGTGGCCGAGGACCTGTTGCCGAAGGGGTCGGACTTCTTTGCTGCGTCGGTTCGGGAGGCCGATCTCCAGGCACTGGTGGCGAGTGGCAAGTTCGGGCCGGACAACATTCCCCTGTACATCGAGTCGATCACCTACGGCCGGGCGCTGTTCTTCTCGGCGCGGTCGACCGACGTGATCGATGTCAATGAACTGAAGGCCGCGATGAACGTGGCGGGCGGAGCCTTCGGCGGCGGCGCGACCTCACCCAACGACAGCGCAGCCTGCTGTCCACGGCGAACTACCAGATCCTGCCGTTCGGTGGCCCGCAATCGGCCGCGACGGCCGCCATCGCCTCGCTTGACTGGAGCAAGTTCTTCGTGCCCGCCGAGGCGACTACCGCGGTCCCGATCGCCTTTACGGTGA
- a CDS encoding helix-turn-helix domain-containing protein — protein MQPSATAWSAPTMTPTDRQFSKDPGRRLAHLRQDASLTQQVVATHLGIAQQTLVHYEVGQLRLPVPHVPRLQRQHERLSHLPKAQQQAVLAMLDGVLQQA, from the coding sequence ATGCAGCCCTCAGCCACCGCGTGGAGCGCCCCGACCATGACCCCGACCGACCGTCAGTTCAGCAAGGACCCGGGCCGCCGCCTGGCCCACCTGCGCCAGGACGCCAGCCTCACCCAGCAAGTCGTGGCCACCCACCTCGGCATCGCCCAGCAGACCCTCGTCCACTACGAAGTCGGCCAGCTCCGCCTCCCCGTTCCGCACGTCCCCAGGCTCCAGCGTCAGCACGAGCGCCTGAGCCATCTCCCCAAAGCCCAGCAGCAGGCTGTCCTCGCAATGCTCGACGGCGTCCTCCAGCAGGCGTAA
- a CDS encoding serine/threonine protein kinase yields the protein MTEAQGDDRSAWVALEAAFAELADLPVDEQAQRLAALDLPPELMARLRALLDADRTSHDVIGSAIAAVVSAPSGPPPTEVGPWRLLRSLGVGGMGTVYLAERADEAYQAQVAIKFLRGTLATPDLERRFRAERQFLATLDHPGIARLIDGGTAPDGTPYFVMEYVDGEPLDTWCDAHHLDVRARVALVQRICDAVQHAHQGFVVHRDLKPANILVTADGSPKLLDFGIARLVDDSREGRDLTFYQAMTPSYASPEQLRGGVITTASDVWSLGVILFRLLAGVPPHDLDGLSAAEVERRVTTTPAPPPSHHAPAARSRELRGELDTIVRKALQVDAAQRYRTAADFAEDLRRWLAREPILARRPTAAYRTWSFVRRHPLGVGASVAAVLALAALTATSLVQAGRARDAAERAAAGQRTAEQATNELVELLNLADPNISGGETITARGMLDRGATRILTGQTTDPDVRVSLAIALAAVYRNLAAYDSAGPLLDTALAIRTRTHGPASSAYAQVLHEYSTLQYALGNYDSTAALERRVLDIQRVAAPGDNAVTEAALEGLGTALDETGEYVEAEQHLRAALAMARVVHGDSAMEVANDLLSLAAVLRAQARYDDAVPLLEESVVVATQVRGRRNLDVANALNHLARTHSLAGRHEAAIPIVKEAIDIQATVHGKPHPETAASLGNLAGILANLARLDESRVVRLQSHEMLMAYFGRSHPYIGASFTAIGDLAFRQQDWQGALAAYREARVIQEATLPPNNPQRGTALTGIGRSLLALGRASEAEAPLRAAYRVRAAGLPKGHWHIAASALPLGECLLALRRPAEAEPLLREAAQLLEATFTVADGRARQARVALANALRALGRTASADSVAAIRDSTDAR from the coding sequence GTGACCGAAGCACAGGGAGACGACCGGAGCGCGTGGGTCGCCCTGGAGGCGGCCTTTGCCGAGCTGGCTGACCTGCCGGTCGACGAGCAGGCACAGCGGCTCGCGGCGCTCGATCTCCCGCCAGAGTTGATGGCCCGACTGCGGGCCCTCCTCGACGCTGATCGCACGTCGCACGACGTCATCGGGTCGGCGATCGCGGCGGTCGTCTCGGCACCCTCGGGTCCCCCACCCACCGAAGTCGGCCCATGGCGCCTGCTTCGCTCACTTGGCGTCGGTGGCATGGGGACCGTCTACCTCGCCGAACGCGCAGATGAGGCATATCAGGCGCAGGTCGCCATCAAGTTCCTGCGCGGTACGCTGGCGACTCCGGATCTCGAGCGGCGCTTCCGCGCCGAGCGCCAGTTCCTCGCCACGCTCGACCACCCGGGCATCGCGCGCCTCATCGATGGCGGCACCGCCCCGGACGGCACGCCGTACTTTGTCATGGAGTATGTCGACGGCGAGCCGCTCGACACCTGGTGCGACGCCCACCATCTGGACGTGCGCGCCCGCGTCGCGCTGGTGCAGCGGATCTGCGACGCGGTGCAGCATGCGCACCAGGGGTTCGTCGTCCATCGCGACCTCAAGCCGGCCAACATCCTTGTCACCGCTGACGGCTCGCCCAAGCTTCTCGACTTCGGCATCGCCCGGCTGGTGGACGACTCGCGGGAGGGGCGCGACCTCACCTTCTACCAGGCGATGACCCCGTCCTACGCGAGCCCGGAACAGCTGCGCGGCGGGGTCATCACCACCGCGTCCGATGTCTGGTCGCTCGGCGTCATCCTGTTTCGCCTGCTGGCCGGTGTCCCCCCGCACGACCTCGACGGCCTCTCGGCGGCCGAGGTCGAACGGCGGGTGACCACGACCCCCGCCCCACCACCGTCACATCACGCCCCGGCCGCACGATCCCGCGAGCTGCGGGGCGAGCTGGACACCATTGTACGCAAGGCGCTGCAAGTGGATGCCGCCCAGCGGTATCGCACGGCGGCCGATTTCGCCGAGGACCTGCGGCGATGGCTCGCCCGCGAACCCATCCTCGCACGGCGCCCGACGGCTGCATATCGCACTTGGTCGTTTGTCCGGCGTCACCCGCTGGGGGTTGGCGCCTCGGTGGCGGCGGTCCTCGCCCTCGCCGCGCTCACCGCCACCTCCCTGGTGCAGGCCGGCCGCGCCCGCGACGCCGCCGAACGCGCTGCGGCCGGCCAACGCACCGCCGAACAGGCGACCAACGAATTGGTGGAGCTGCTCAATCTCGCCGACCCCAACATCAGTGGCGGGGAGACGATCACGGCACGGGGTATGCTCGATCGCGGCGCCACGCGCATTCTCACCGGGCAAACCACAGATCCCGACGTGCGCGTCTCCCTCGCGATCGCGCTCGCGGCGGTCTACCGGAACCTGGCCGCCTACGACTCGGCCGGACCGCTCCTCGATACCGCACTCGCCATCCGCACGCGCACCCACGGCCCTGCCTCGTCAGCCTACGCGCAGGTCCTGCACGAGTACTCCACGCTCCAGTATGCCCTCGGGAACTACGATTCGACCGCGGCGCTCGAACGTCGCGTTCTCGATATCCAGCGCGTGGCTGCCCCCGGGGACAACGCCGTCACCGAGGCCGCGCTGGAAGGACTCGGGACCGCCCTCGATGAGACGGGCGAATACGTGGAGGCGGAACAACACCTGCGGGCCGCCCTCGCGATGGCGCGCGTCGTTCATGGCGACAGCGCCATGGAGGTGGCGAACGATCTCCTCTCCCTGGCCGCCGTGCTCCGCGCACAGGCACGGTACGATGACGCGGTGCCCTTGCTTGAGGAGTCCGTCGTGGTCGCCACGCAGGTGCGCGGGCGTCGCAACCTCGACGTCGCGAACGCGCTGAATCATCTCGCGCGGACGCACTCGCTGGCTGGGCGGCATGAAGCGGCCATTCCGATCGTCAAAGAGGCGATCGACATCCAGGCAACGGTCCATGGGAAGCCGCATCCCGAGACGGCGGCATCCCTCGGCAACCTCGCCGGGATCCTGGCGAACCTCGCGCGGCTCGACGAATCGCGCGTCGTTCGCCTGCAATCGCATGAGATGCTGATGGCGTACTTCGGTCGCAGCCACCCGTACATCGGGGCGTCGTTCACGGCGATCGGTGATCTCGCCTTCCGCCAACAGGACTGGCAAGGAGCCCTCGCCGCGTATCGTGAGGCGAGGGTCATCCAGGAAGCCACCCTCCCGCCAAACAATCCGCAGCGCGGCACGGCATTGACCGGAATCGGCCGCTCCTTGCTGGCGTTGGGCCGTGCGAGCGAAGCCGAGGCGCCCTTGCGCGCGGCCTATCGCGTGCGCGCGGCAGGATTGCCCAAGGGACACTGGCACATTGCCGCGTCGGCGCTCCCGCTCGGGGAGTGCCTCCTCGCGCTCCGACGGCCGGCGGAGGCCGAACCGCTCCTGCGCGAAGCCGCGCAACTGCTCGAGGCCACGTTCACCGTGGCCGACGGGCGCGCGCGGCAGGCGCGGGTCGCCCTGGCGAACGCGTTACGCGCACTCGGGCGCACGGCATCGGCGGACTCGGTGGCGGCGATCCGGGACTCGACCGACGCGCGTTAA